Part of the Nitrosophilus alvini genome, GGCGAAGCCAAGATCACCCACGGATATAATTTGCCGGCAAAATGGGTAATACATACAGTCGGCCCGGTATGGAAAGGCGGTGAGAGCGAAGAAGAGGTTATTTTGCAAAAATGTTATCAAAACTCTCTTTGTCTGTGCCGTTCTTACGGGTTGAGAAGTGTTGCTTTTCCTTCTATCAGTACTGGCGTATACGGATTTCCTATAGAGATTGCTTCAAAAATAGCATTAATTACAACGGCAAGATATATAAAAGAGTATTTTGATTATGATATTGATGTTGTCTTTGTAACTCACAGTGAAAAAGATTTTGAAATTTACAAAAAGAGTGCAAAAATACTGGGGATAGAGTATGAATTGTAAAAGCCAACTAAATGAATTTGAATATTATGTAATGTTTGAAAAAGGAACCGAACCGCCTTTTAGCGGAGAACTATTGAATGAAAAAAGAGAGGGAGTATATATATGCAAATGTTGTGAAAATCCACTGTTTGATAGTATCTCAAAGTTCGATAGCGGTTCCGGCTGGCCCAGTTTTTATGAACCTTTGGGCAAGGATTCTGTAAAAGAGCACACTGATACCAGCCTGGGCATGGTAAGAACGGAAGTAGTATGTGCCAAATGCGGTGCACATCTCGGACATGTTTTTGAAGATGGTCCGCCTCCTTCGGGACTAAGATACTGTATTAACTCCGTTTGCTTAAAATTTTTACCCCTAGAAAATAATAATTTATTCAAATGAAAGTAATAAGTATATAAAATAAAACTCTTTTCTAAAAGGAGCTAAATATGAAAAAAATGATGCTTATGGACAAATATCCGGTATATACGTCAGATATTCCAAAAAGTGCTACGAATATTAAAAGCGTAGATGAGATTGTAAAATATTTCATAAAAAAGATAGAAGAGGATGATGAAGCGGTATTTATATCCCTGTTTGATCATTTTGCCCATACAAAAAGTCTTGAAGATTGTGAGATAAATCCGGAGATAAAAGATGCCAAAGATATTGTTTTCTGTTTTGGCAAGAAGTTACCAAATCCCTATGTGGTAGGTGTCAGACCAAGAAGTATAGGTGTATGTGAAACAGAAAACAGTTTTGTTATATCTTTTCTCGAAGCACCCAATCCGGAAGCCAACGAAAAGATGCAGAACTGGGCAAAAGAGATTTTATAGGTCTGGATTGCGGATGATAAAATCATCGGCATCTTTATAAAACTCTAAAAGATCAAGCTGCTCTTTTTTTATGAAAGAGGAGTGTTTCAACTCTTCATAATTCTCTGATACGAGACATATTCTAAAATCTGATAGATTGCCGTACTTTATTGCCCAGACCATAAAAAGTTCGTTCAGTGTACCTATACTGCCGTTTTGTACAATGAACAAAGATGTATCTTCTATCAAAAACTGCAACCTTTCAAACAGGCTGTTACATGAGACTCTTTTTGACAGATAGGGATTTTGGGGTCTAATGGAGTCAAATTTTTTTAAAGTTATCCCTATACAGATGCCGCCTTCTTCTTTTACACCTCTGCTTACAGCTTCCATAAGTCCCTGATAACCACCGCATTTTACGACATACCCTTTTTTGGACAAAAAGCGTCCTATTTTTATACCGTCATTGTACTCTTTGGAATCGGGCGATGCTTTTGATGCACCGAAAGCAGTTGCGAACTTCATAAGGCTCCCCTAAATTACATTTGCTTTTTTATCGAAGAATTATTATACATTCTGTATTATAAATCTCTCTATTGCAGTTGCGAAATTTTCGGTTTTGTAAAAATTTTTAGCTGCAAAAGTTTTTGCAAAATGGATAAAGGAGCCGCCGTGACATATCACAGAAAAAAGATTTACAATCCCGAATCTAATGAGAGTGTAAACGACAGAAAGATTTTTGGAGGAGATCCTACCGGAATATTCGAACTGAACAAGATAAAATATCAATGGGCATACAATCTTTGGGAGATGATGCTGGCAAACACCTGGTTTCCCAAAGAGGTTGATATGACGCAGGATGCTAGAGATTACAAGCTGCTGACAGACGCAGAAAAACTGGCGTATGACAAGGTTCTCGCCCAGCTGATATTTATGGATAGTCTTCAGACAAACAACCTTATAGATAATGTAAATCCTTTTATTACGGCCCCTGAGATAAACCTTGTTCTGGTAAGACAGGCTTTTGAAGAGGCTCTTCACAGCCAGAGCTATGCCGTTATGGTCGACAGTATCAGTCAAAATACGGATGAGATATACAATTTGTGGAGAGAGGATCTTCAGCTGAAGCAGAAAAACGACTATATAGCACAGGTTTATGAAAATCTTTCCAAAAATCCGAATGATGAAAACATTGTAAAAGCGATGTTTGCAAACCAGATACTTGAAGGGATCTATTTCTACAGCGGCTTTACGTATATGTACACGCTTGCGAGAAGCGGAAAGATGCTGGGGTCTGCCCAGATGATAAGATTTATACAAAGAGATGAGGTAACTCATCTGCTTATTTTCCAAAACATGATAAATGCAACCAAAAAAGAGAGACCAGAACTCTTTACTAAAGAGCTTATAGATGATGTGTACAAAATGTTTGAAAGTGCGGTCGAGCTTGAATCTTCATGGGGAAAATATATCACTCAGGGACAAATCCTGGGGCTTACCGACGAGCTTATAGAGCAGTATATAAAATATCTGGCAGATGAGAGACTCAGAGCCGTAGGACTTGAGAAGATATATAACGTGGAGCATCCGATAAAATGGGTGGACGATTTCAGCAAATTCAACGATCAGAAGACAAACTTTTTTGAAGGAAACGTGACGAACTACTCCAAAGGGAGTCTGGACTTTGACGACTTCTAAAAAGAGTCTCTCTGTTTTGCAGTTCAAAACAGGCGATGATTTTTCAAAAAACCTTGATACTCTCAAAACTCTTGTAAAAAGATGCGAAGAGGATTCTATCGTTGTTGCACCGGAGGTATGCCTTACCGGATTTGCGTATGAGAGATTTGATGAGGCTGCCAGTTTTGGCCTGCATGCCCTAAAGGAACTTCTGCCTCTTTCCCAAAACAGAACCATAGTTTTTACCATGATAGAAAAAAGAGATGGAAAATTTTACAATTTTGCCAAAGTTTTGCACAGAGGCGAAGTTTTATACGAACAGCCAAAAGTAAAGCTTTTCAAATTCGGAGGCGAGACCGACTACTTTGAAGCCGGAAAAATGGAAGATATCAGGATTTTTGAGATAGACGGGTTTAAAGTTGGCATTCTTATATGTTTTGAGCTCAGATTTATTGAGATTTGGCAAAAGCTAAAAGGGTGTGATATCATACTCGTTCCAGCCATGTGGGGAGTTTTGAGAAAGAGACATTTTGAGCAGCTTACAGAAGCTCTGGCGCTTATGAACCAGTGTTATCTTGCTGCTTCGGACAGTGCGAATGATGATATGGCAAAAAGCAGTGCTATAATTACACCTTTTGGAGTTCCTTACAGAGACGACAGAAAAAATATTCTTTGCAAAACTGCGGATATAAAAGAGATAAAGAAGATGAGAAAATATATGGATATAGGGTTGTAGTTGGAAAAGATAATAGCGGCAAAATGTAAAAAAATGGCAGAGGATATCGATAGTGTATTTCCTCTTGAACCGAAAATAAAAAAGGCATTCGAAGATATTAACAGAGAACTTTTCGTCCCTGCAGGTTTCAAACATCTTGCATATAAACTGGATGCTCTTCCTATGGGCGCAAACCAATGGATAAGTTCTCCTCTTACGGTTGCAAAGATGACTCAGTATCTAAATCCCGATGGTGCCGACAGTGTTTTGGAGATAGGTTGTGGCAGCGGATATCAAGCAGCGATTTTAAGCCGGCTTTTCAGGCGGGTTTTTACGGTCGAGAGAATAGAGAAACTCATAGTCGAGGCAAAAAGAAGATTTCGCGATCTTTCTATCTATAATATAAACGCAAGATACGGTGATGGCCTTTTGGGGTGGCCCGAATTTGCCCCTTATGACAGGATACTTTTTTCCGCTTCCGCTTCCGAAATACCGGAGGAGATATTTTCCCAGCTGAAAGAGGGGGGTGTACTTGTAGCCCCTATGGAAAAAGGTGGCAGACAGATAATTACGAAATTTGTCAAAAGAAGCGGAAGATTGTTTTCCCAGGAGCTTGAAGAGTGTCTTTTCGTACCGACAAAAAACGGAACTGTGTGATGAAGATACTGTTTGTATGCCTTGGCAATATCTGCAGATCGCCTATAGCCGAAGGTATTGCCAAAAAAATCGCCCAAAGTCATGGAGTGCAGATTGTTGCTGACTCCGCAGGGACAGGAGACTACCATGTTGGAGAGCCTCCCTGTGAACACTCGGTCAAAATAGCGAAAATGAACGGCATCGACATCTCTTCATACAGGGCAAGACAGGTGAAAAAAGAGGATTTTGAAAACTTCGACCTTATAGTAGCGCTTGATGAACAGAACAGACGAGATCTCAAAAGGATGGGTGCAGAAGATGTTGTAAAACTTGGAGAGTTCGGTTACGACTCTGAAGATGTGCCTGATCCCTATTTTTTCGACGGTTTTGATGGATTTGAAAAGGTATATGATATGATAGAGTCATGTGTTGCAAATCTATTTGAAGTTTATGATATAATTCCATCTGCAAAAACAGTAGAAACCAGATAATATTATCGGATATCGGGGTGTGGCGCAGCCTGGTTAGCGTGCTACCTTGGGGTGGTAGAGGTCGCGGGTTCAAATCCCGCCACTCCGACCATTTAAAATATTTTTCAACTTCTTCAATAATTTTTATTCCTACGTATCGTCTACTTAGCTTTTCAGAGTTTTTTTATATCCATTTTGCAAACTATTTGCCAATCTGCTGTCATATTTTATTTCATTATTATAAAATATTATAAAGTATGAATGTGAAGGCTCTGCTTTGAGAAGACTGTTTCTTTTCTGTATATTGGTTGCGATGTTTCTTTATGGAGAGTCTTTATCAGATGAGGAGTTAAAAAAGGAGCGGGCATATCAGGCTCTTCTTAAATCGATAGCTGATAATTCCGATCCGGAGCTTCTTGCAAGGCTCGGAAAGAGGCTATATAACAACAAATGTATCTTCTGTCATGGTGAAGACGGAAAAGGAAGAGACGGATTTGCTGCTGACCTGACAAAAAGAATCGATTTTAAAAGCGCATTGCATCATATCCAAAAAGGGGGACACAACTTCAAAGAAGGATATCCTGGAAGTATGCCGCCGATGGTTTCAAACAGAGAAAGAGCCGCCGTTTTGGCCCGGTATGTTTCGCAGGGATTTCCCAAAGGAGACAAGGGAGAAATTCTGTTCCAGAAGATAGGATGTGCAAATTGTCATGGAGAGGATGGAAGCGGTATAAAATTTCATGGACCTAATATCCGTTATTTTGATCTTCCCACACTTTCAGCGATTTTAAGAAACGGTAAAAAGGGCGTTATTGGCATAATGCCAAGCTTTAAAAATCTTTCGCCATATCAAATAACTATGATTTCATATTATGTTATGAAGCTTTCCGAAGGGGGTTTTAAAGAAAATAGGCGCTAAACAGACACTCAAATATAAAATTATTACTTTTTCCCTATCGCAAGGGAGTATAGCACCATCTCTTCAGTTTCAAGAAACTTTGCCGTCTCATCGTCGTAAAATGCTCCCATAGCACAGCATCCAAGACCTAGATATTCAGAAGAGAGGTAGATCCTATGGCCCATGTGACCGGCTTTTATATGCATAGGACGATAATTTTTTCCATTTGAAGCTAAAAAGAAAATAACGGCACTTCCTGCTGCTTGCGGCTGATTTAGGCAAAGGTAGGCTGTCTGATGAGAGAAATCTCCTTTTTTGACTATTTTACCGTTTTTGTATATTCCGGGTTCATAGCCTTCCACTCTTTTTACGACAGAGTATAGACTTATACTTTCACTGCAGTCATTTGGTATCGGTTCTTTTATAAAATTGAGTATAAATTCGTATTCATACTTTTTCAGAGGTTCGTTTGAATACTCTCTTACAGATCTCCTTGAGAAAACGGCCTCTTCAAATCTTTTTTTATGAAATTCTGTTTTGAAAAAGCCGTACTCTTTTTTGCATCCCGAGAGGCTCATAGTTTGCAAAAAGGCCTTTTCTATGGTATCGTTTGGAACAAAGTATCCGATAGGATCTATATAGGGAAGCCTCATGTCAAACTTATCGACTCTTTTGCTGCGTGGGATTCCTACATTGGCCGAAGTTACGAAAAATTCCGATGAACCAAATCCGAAAGCCTGCCCAAGAGCCTTCTGATCAAATGTATGCCTCAGAAAATAGCCGTGGTTGAAAAGATAACAGCTTGCTTCCAGAGAGCCTGTCATATGTCCTGCATCAAGCAGAGAATATCTAAAGCCTCTGTTTCCGTATTTCCGGCTTGTACGAAAATATACGCTTGAGAATAGAAAAATAAATCCCTCTATCTCTCTTCTATCTTCGAAAAACAGCTCTACACCTTCTTCTTCGATACTGTAAAGAAGCGTCGCACCTCTGTTGGCAACATCGAAATGATATACACCGTCGGCAAAACCCTCCACTCCTCTTGTCTGAAAATAGAGTTCCGTGGGGTATAGGGCGCCTGCACTGGGAACGATTCTGGGGTAGAAAAGGGTTTTGTCCTGTGCATCCGGGCAGCCAGCGATTCTGAAAATAAACATATGTATATCGTTCTTTATATCGAAAGGAATAAATTTAAAGAGCGGAAGATATGTTTTTACACTTTTTGGAGTTCTGAATTTTACCGAAAACGGTGAAGATTCATTTTTATGATTGAAATATTTTGACACTTCATGAAAAAATGAGGGCATGGCCTCCTCTTTTTGTTGGTTTTTCTCGCATTTTTATTATAACATTCAAATCAAATATTGTGGTTAGCATCGAAAAAGCAGATAGCATTGACTTTTTTCAGCAGGAATGCGAATCAAATATCTTTTCAATACGCCTTTTCTCTTCTTCCACTTCTCTTTTTATATCCGCAAAAACTTTGTAATTCGGAAGGCTTTTATCCAAATTTCCGCAGTGTTTGAGATAGTTTTTCCATACTTTTTTAAAACCATCCTTTTTACCTCTTTTCAAAAGCTCAAAAGAGACGGCGGCATTTATGAATCCCCTGATTACCTCTTTTTCTGGATGGTCACTCTTTCTTATTGTATGCCAGTACTCTTCAACTGTCTCATGAGCTTCATAAAAACGGTTCTTTCGGATATGTTGGATAAAAAGAGAGAAAATCTTCTCCATTATTTGCCTTTTTTGCAGATTGTAGAAAAGTTTTGTAAAAAAAGTTATGAAACAGCGGCATTAGATATATTTTTCAAATTGCCGTTATAATTTATATAGATAGAAAACTTTGTGAAATAGTAGGTTTCAGAGTTACTTCTACTTGTCTATTTAAAGAAGAAGGGGGAAAACCCTTTCTTCTCAGGCTTTGGAGTCGGTTTGGTTATTTGAGGTTTTTTTATCCGAATCTATCTCTTCTTCCAGCTTTTTAGCATAGCTGCCCATTGTCAGCAAGATTATACCATCGAAAAAGAGACTGATACCTACAAAGAGTCCTACTAGGATCAAAGAGTTGACTGGCCAACCTGTCAAAAACAGAACTCCTAGAACGATTGAGAGAATCCCATTGAGCAAGATAAGCCACCAGTACTTCTCTCCTTTCATTTGATATGCCAGCGCGAAGCTGGCAAATCCGTCGAAAAAGAAGTAGACCGCCAAAATAATGGCCAAAGCAGCCACTCCCGGAAACGGAAAGATCGACACAAGGATACCTGTGAGGATGTAGATGAAGGCTTTAAGCCACCCAAGCCAATCTTTGCGATCTGTATTCCAGGTATGAAAAGCCACCCAAAAACCGCTAAAAACAAAGAGCCATGCCACGAAGTAAGCGGTTGCTACGGACATGATTGGAGAATATAAGATCCCAACCAAGCCGAGCAGTATAAAGATCACACCGACGAACTTGGAGTGCTTGGCGAACTGCTTCAAAACCTCTTTGTTGAGGTTTTTGATATTTTGGTATCCGACCATGATTGATCCTTTATAGAGTTAGGTCCATGATTTCTTTGGCGTGTTTGATCATTTCGTGAGAAACTGCACGGTTTTCTTCCTCTATTTTTTTCATTATACGCGCCAAAACGAGGGTGAGCCCACCTACCAACTCGGGCAGAAACTTCTCGAGCTCTACCTCCAGTTCCAAAAGAGGTGGATAGGTGGCGAGTCGATCTATAATATCTTTGATCTCTAGTTCTTGCTCCAGTTTCCTGAATTCATTGATGGTTTCCTCCAAACCCTTTGTAATTGGAAGATCATATTTCCAGATTACGTCTCGGCCGTTGTATTTGGCCGTTTTTTGCCCCATAAGGAGCAGATCGTAGAGCTTTTGCTCCACAATATCGGTCACCTCTTTGGCGTGACCTTTTTTGATATCTAGACTTGCACCTTGCCTAAAGAGCTCTTCTAGATGATGAAATCCTACTACTGCCATTACTTCTCCTTCCTTATTTATTGATAGACTTGACTGCTTTTTCTTTGAACTCTTTGAGTTTTTCGATCAGATCCTCAAAAAGTTTCATAGCTCTGTTTTTGCCTTTAACCTCTTTTTCCACCTTTTCAATCATCTCTTCAAGTTGTTCATATGTGGTGTCACTCTCACTAACATATCCAAGAGCATTTGCCTTCTTGAGAGCCAATTTGGCTTCGGCCAAGTATTCGAGTGTCTTTTTCTTATCTTTTTTGTTGGCCATGGACTGTGCCGCCTCTACTAAATGGATCGCTTGAATCAGTGGGATTGGAGTGATTATATTGACCTCAACGAACGTGGCCAAAGCGGCATTGAGGACATTTTTGGCCTCGTCGATGCGGTTTTCGTGTAAAAATTTGGCTGCAAGTTTGAGTGCCGCCGGATAGCTAGCAAGTGGCAGACTGACAACCTTAAATACGATCTCGCTGCGTAAAGTATCAAGGATAAGTCTAGCTTCTTGAACTTTGTCTTCCTCTAAAAGTGCTTTTGCGGCAATAAGGGCAGTCTTTATATTTTGAATGCTGCCGGGATAATCGACGATTTCAATGGCGCTGTCGATAGGAATAAGTGCAGGAGCATTGGGAGCACTCAGCACCACTTCCAGCTTGCCGATGGCATCTTCAAGATCTTTGATCGCTTTGTCTTTATCTCCTTTTTCAAGTTTTAAGAGTACTTTGTGGGTGAGAGCTACGGCTTCCACAGCCTCCTTGACGATCTTGATCTTTTTTTGCTCTTTTTGAGCCTGCTCTTTCGCTTGTGCTACTGCTTTGTTGGATTCGGCTTTACTCGCTTCACCGGCAAAGAGTCCTCCTGTCAATAAAGATGCAGCTATGAAAGAGACAAGTATCTTTCTCATTGTGTGTTCCTCCTGTCATATTTTTTTTCAATCAGGTTATTTTAGTCTAACACGAGCCATTCGTCAGCTACTTTAGTTGCAGACTGTTTGAATGGCTACAATTTAGACTGTTTTGAGGCTTGTCACTTGAGCTGCAGACGGTCAATAAGTTTAGAGATGTCGGCCAGTCTTAGACGTCTGTGTTCCACTTCCAGCGAACCATCTTTTTTTAGCTTTTGTATGTGGCGGTTGACCACATGGCGAACAGTACCGATAAGTGAAGCGATCTCTTCATGAGGGAGATCTTGGATGAGGCGAAGTGTCGCCGTCTTTGGATCAAAATGTTTGAGAAGCAGCTTGATAAAACGTGTGGAGGTGTCGTGCAGACTCAAATCGATTGCCAGTTCTTCTAAACTTCTCATCTCGTTTGCAATGTAGCGAAAGATTATTTTTCGAAACTCTGTATTTTCGTCGATCCATCTTCGTACCATCTCGATGGGAATTTGCAAAACCCTGCTCTCTTCGTAGGTCTCTGTTATTACCTCGTGGGGCTTATCGTCGAGAAGTACGACTATGTCGAACATATCGCCGCGGCTAAGGATTTTTATAGTTTGCTCCTTGGAGGTTTCAAAGTTGAACTGGTAGACCTTGATTCGTCCTTTTATAACGAAATAGAAGTAGCGCGACGTTTCGTCACTGGTCATAGCGGGCATATTCTTGTGGTAGATGACAATCTTGCCAAAACGGTTGATATCATCGATGATCTTTGTCGGAACGCTGGAGAAGAGTTCTATGTTATAATCTCGAAACTCCATCAAAAATCCAGTCCGAAGCTTCCAAAGCTTGCGAAATTTGGATTTTGATATCCGAATTGTACAGCTTTTGACTGCAGCATCATTATATCGCTTTTTGGATCTATTCCCTGTGGACAGACTTCTGTACAGTTTCCGCAAAGAGTGCAGTCCCATATGCCGTTGTTGATGACTGCTTCGATCTTCTCTTTTTTGTGGTTCTCCCTTGCATCAACCAAATATCTCCAGTTTCTGGTAAGAGCAAAAGGTCCTAAAAATTCGGATTTTGATTCAAAAACAGGACAAGAACTCCAGCATGATGAGCACAGTATGCAGTCACTCTGTTTTTCTATAAGTTTTTCGCCCTTTTCGTCAACTTTAGTATCGCTTTTTTCACTCAGCCAGGCTTTTGCTCTTTTAAGAGAGTCTATGCCTTTGGAAAAATCCACACACAGATCCCTGATAATAGGCATATAGTTCAGAGCTTCTACTATATCGCCATCTTTGGGTCTGTATTCACATGCGAGCTCTTCTTTGCCGTTTACTCTTACAGCGCAGCTTCCGCATACGCCGCTTCTGCAGCCTTGCGAAAAAGTAAGAGAGGCGTCTTTTTTGCTTTTTATGAAATTCAGTGCTTCAAGCAGAGTAAGGCAATCATCGGGCACTTCATATTCCAGTAGTGCCGAAGGAGGGTCAAAATCGATATGATAGCGTTTTATTTTCAAAAGCATTTCAAACCTTTGGTAGTCGTTATGTATTTATACTGTTCAGTTTATTATAACAATAAAAACAAAAACAAAAGATTTAAAACAGGATTTCAGGTACTATAATAATATTATATAGAAGAAAAGAGTTCTGAATGGGAAACTGAAATGAGAATATCGCTGAAAAGAGAGATAACGTTACCTCTGCTTATATTTTACGGTCTGGGCAATATCATAGGAGCCGGTATTTATGTTCTTATCGGCGAAGTTGCCGCAATTTCCGGATATTATGCACCTTTGTCGTTTGTAGCTGCCTGTATAGTCGTTATATTTACGGTATTTTCCTATGCGGAGCTCTCTGCCAGGTTTCCTTTCTCGGCAGCAGAAGCAGTATATGTAAAAGAGGGTTTCGGGCTAAAATCGCCTCTATTGCCTGTAGTGGTTGGTTTTATATTGGCTTTCAGCGGTCTTGTCTCTTCCGCTGCTGTTGTGAGCGGGTTTTACGGGTATGTTGAAGTTTTTATCCCTTTTTCAAGGGAGATAGTCATATTTGCGCTTGTTTTTTTGCTGTTTGCTATAGCGGCATGGGGAATAGGAGAGTCGGTTAAAACTGCTTCGTTTTTTACACTAATAGAGATAGGCGGTCTTTTATTGGTTATT contains:
- a CDS encoding succinate dehydrogenase/fumarate reductase iron-sulfur subunit; protein product: MLLKIKRYHIDFDPPSALLEYEVPDDCLTLLEALNFIKSKKDASLTFSQGCRSGVCGSCAVRVNGKEELACEYRPKDGDIVEALNYMPIIRDLCVDFSKGIDSLKRAKAWLSEKSDTKVDEKGEKLIEKQSDCILCSSCWSSCPVFESKSEFLGPFALTRNWRYLVDARENHKKEKIEAVINNGIWDCTLCGNCTEVCPQGIDPKSDIMMLQSKAVQFGYQNPNFASFGSFGLDF